One window from the genome of bacterium encodes:
- a CDS encoding acyltransferase yields the protein MKKLIKQLLGTGVLVPKTVRPMIRVLYKMGVLAVEGSALVRKIFWIEPVMKSVCAKVGKGLRAECLPYMRGSGDLILGENVYLSGRSCFYFMGGMPVPPEIVIGNGTFIGNGCTLSAARRICIGEKCLISAGVRIHDNDGHPLDPGRRLRNEPIRQDEADEVIIGKNVWIGAQAIILKGVTIGDNAVVGTAAVVTADVPASTIVAGNPSKVVKDLA from the coding sequence GCCGAAGACGGTGAGACCTATGATCAGGGTGCTTTACAAGATGGGTGTTTTGGCGGTAGAGGGAAGTGCCTTGGTCCGTAAGATTTTCTGGATCGAACCGGTGATGAAGTCTGTTTGCGCGAAGGTGGGTAAGGGGCTTCGCGCGGAGTGTCTGCCGTATATGCGAGGCTCTGGGGATTTGATATTGGGTGAGAATGTGTATCTATCCGGGCGCAGTTGCTTCTATTTTATGGGTGGCATGCCGGTGCCTCCGGAGATCGTCATTGGCAATGGAACTTTCATTGGCAATGGCTGCACCCTTTCGGCTGCCCGCCGCATTTGTATCGGCGAAAAGTGTTTGATTTCGGCTGGCGTTCGCATTCATGACAATGATGGACATCCCCTCGATCCGGGACGGCGACTCAGGAATGAACCTATCCGACAAGATGAGGCGGATGAGGTCATTATTGGTAAAAACGTATGGATTGGCGCCCAGGCCATTATCCTGAAAGGCGTCACGATTGGGGATAATGCGGTTGTGGGGACTGCCGCCGTGGTGACCGCTGATGTGCCGGCCAGTACCATCGTCGCTGGTAATCCTTCAAAAGTGGTTAAGGATTTGGCGTAA
- a CDS encoding glycosyltransferase family 4 protein encodes MKTVFFCNLIPLKKGAFEALLVAIGAEFKKAGDEFVVVFSGAPIPSVAEALRATGVRWHILKEWVGGEDRLLSKGLKGASSCPSATKQPNNPTTAAGERVRPWGFVLPALRLLRQERPDVVAVHFGNELPALVTILIARLVLRKRLRWIWHQHQQIAAPATFWQRHVSRIRLLSFLVDGIVALYEGGRQVLKARGVPDGKIVVVPNGTQEPTRTRPPEWLRASCGLPSKSKLVANISSLITRKRVDITIEAFAKVSPLSGHLPYLLLVGTGPEEDRLRALIAERGIANQVIFMGQRDDVGDIIAESDVVCLSSSAEACPYVLLEAMSLGRPCIATNAGAVTEIVEDTVTGYIVPRASVGALADRVTALLDNPELAEQCGRMGRKKWESCFTLDGQVSVLLALYSSNYFGHDNLRG; translated from the coding sequence ATGAAAACGGTCTTTTTCTGCAATTTAATTCCCCTAAAAAAAGGGGCCTTTGAGGCACTTCTGGTGGCTATTGGGGCGGAATTCAAAAAAGCAGGCGATGAGTTTGTGGTCGTTTTCTCTGGCGCGCCTATTCCTTCTGTAGCCGAGGCGCTTCGTGCAACAGGCGTAAGGTGGCACATCCTGAAAGAGTGGGTTGGGGGCGAGGATAGGTTGTTAAGTAAAGGATTGAAGGGCGCTTCATCTTGCCCTTCAGCAACTAAACAACCCAATAATCCAACAACTGCTGCCGGCGAGCGTGTTCGCCCCTGGGGTTTTGTGCTTCCGGCTCTGCGCTTGCTGCGCCAGGAACGCCCGGATGTAGTCGCAGTCCATTTCGGGAACGAACTCCCGGCGCTCGTGACCATTCTCATAGCTCGACTGGTATTGCGCAAGCGGCTTAGATGGATCTGGCATCAGCACCAACAGATTGCGGCGCCAGCTACTTTTTGGCAGCGCCATGTTTCCAGGATTCGGTTGTTATCTTTCCTTGTTGATGGGATTGTGGCCTTATATGAAGGGGGCCGCCAAGTTTTAAAGGCACGGGGCGTTCCTGACGGCAAGATTGTCGTTGTGCCTAATGGAACACAGGAACCCACTCGAACGCGCCCGCCGGAATGGCTTCGGGCATCGTGCGGGCTTCCCTCTAAATCGAAACTAGTGGCGAACATCAGTAGTCTGATTACCCGGAAGCGGGTAGATATAACGATTGAGGCTTTCGCCAAAGTCAGCCCCTTGTCGGGTCATCTTCCTTATCTGTTGTTAGTTGGGACGGGTCCCGAGGAGGATCGGTTACGTGCTTTAATAGCTGAGCGAGGCATCGCGAATCAGGTGATTTTCATGGGGCAGCGTGACGATGTCGGCGATATTATCGCCGAATCTGACGTTGTGTGTTTGTCGTCCTCGGCGGAAGCGTGCCCGTACGTTTTATTGGAAGCCATGTCATTGGGGCGTCCTTGTATTGCCACTAACGCCGGGGCAGTGACAGAGATTGTGGAGGATACTGTGACTGGATATATTGTTCCGCGCGCGAGCGTTGGTGCATTGGCAGACAGGGTGACAGCCCTTTTAGACAATCCAGAATTAGCAGAACAATGCGGTCGAATGGGGCGGAAGAAATGGGAATCTTGCTTCACATTAGACGGCCAAGTGAGTGTTTTATTAGCTCTCTACAGTAGCAACTATTTCGGCCATGATAATCTACGGGGGTAA
- a CDS encoding class I SAM-dependent methyltransferase, producing the protein MNKITGAVVEQIRCCPACGEDAFVDLPVPLNRIGEVFFRAHGVECSLKRCRTCGLAFVNPRPAASVLAEFYDQPGYAAHPEADDAFRWAVVNARIAKLPQPVMGGRALDVGCGNGLMLEACRRVGWTCVGMDPSVHGRAVTAGRGFPVYESLQHVVLHEAPFDMITLYHVLEHVADLDEFFLVVRPLLKRGGRLVIEVPNIKSFRVRAFSFLPPAMRRDDDPYRAFPIHLYGFSCPSIKALLQQHQFRLIQKTTSGLGIEWSRRSTFSRTDKREVNSDQIEMPLVKSNWRRPARFIWSIMERFGWGENLTVTAEVIPK; encoded by the coding sequence ATGAACAAAATTACTGGAGCTGTTGTCGAACAGATACGATGTTGCCCTGCCTGTGGTGAGGATGCATTTGTGGATTTGCCTGTGCCTCTCAACCGGATTGGAGAGGTATTTTTCCGTGCTCATGGGGTTGAGTGCAGCTTAAAGCGGTGCCGGACCTGTGGCCTTGCATTTGTGAATCCTCGCCCGGCTGCTAGCGTTCTGGCGGAGTTCTATGATCAACCCGGCTATGCGGCGCATCCCGAAGCCGACGATGCATTCAGGTGGGCGGTCGTAAATGCGCGGATTGCGAAGTTGCCGCAGCCTGTAATGGGTGGCCGGGCCCTGGATGTGGGCTGCGGTAATGGACTGATGCTTGAGGCCTGCCGTCGGGTGGGATGGACTTGTGTGGGAATGGATCCTTCGGTGCATGGACGGGCGGTCACGGCCGGTCGTGGTTTTCCTGTTTATGAAAGCCTCCAGCATGTTGTCCTGCATGAAGCTCCATTTGATATGATTACACTATATCATGTGTTGGAGCACGTCGCTGATCTGGATGAATTCTTTCTGGTAGTCAGACCTCTCCTGAAGCGTGGAGGCCGATTGGTTATTGAGGTTCCGAACATCAAATCCTTCAGGGTGAGGGCCTTTTCATTTTTACCACCAGCAATGCGTCGGGATGATGACCCTTACAGGGCTTTCCCCATCCATCTTTATGGGTTTTCATGTCCGAGTATCAAAGCATTGTTGCAACAACATCAATTCCGCCTCATTCAAAAGACCACTTCCGGACTTGGCATTGAATGGTCCCGTAGATCTACTTTTAGTCGAACAGATAAGCGTGAGGTGAATTCGGATCAGATAGAGATGCCACTAGTGAAATCGAACTGGAGGAGGCCTGCTCGTTTCATTTGGAGTATCATGGAGAGATTTGGTTGGGGCGAGAATTTAACCGTTACAGCGGAGGTAATTCCTAAATGA